The genomic interval CGTGGTCAGGTCGCCGCACACCGCGCGGCGCCATGCCGTGATGTTCGGCTCGTACACGCCAAAGCGTGCTTCAATGAAGCGAATCACCGACGTGTGATCGAACACCTGCGAGCAGACAAAGCCGCCCTTGCTCCACGGCGACACGATCGTCATCGGCACGCGCGGGCCGAGGCCATACGGCAGGCCGTCGGCGGTGTAGCTGCCGCCGCGCGCCGGATTCACCACGTTGTGAATTTCGCCTTCGGTGCTGACCGTCGACTTGCCTTGCGCGCCGGTCGTCGCCGGTTGCGGCGGCACGAGGTGATCGAAGAAGCCGTCGTTCTCGTCGTACATGATGAACAGCACGGTCTTGCTCCACACTTCGGGATTCGACGTCAACGCATCCAGAATCTGTGAGGTGTACTCCGCGCCGTATGCGGGCGTATAGCTCGGGTGTTCCGAGTACGCGGCCGGCGGACACAGCCACGACACTTGCGGCAGCTTGTTGGCGAGCACATCGGCCTTCAGGTCGTCGATGGTGCGCACGGTTTGCGCACGCTCGTACAACGGCGAACCCGGCTGCGCGTTGATGAAGTTCGTGAAGTTCTGCAGGATGTTGGTGCCGTAGTTGCCGTTCAACGGATCGGCGCCGGTCAGGCCCTGCTGGTACACCTGCCACGAAATGCCCGCGTTTTGCAGACGCTCCGGGTACGTGGTCCACGAGAGCAACTGATAATTCGGCGGACCGTCGCCGTCGACGAAATCGTTGTTGTCGAGGAGCGGTCCGCCCAGCGTGCCGCTCGGATCGACCATGCCGGTCATCAGATACGAGCGGTTCGGGTGCGTCGGTCCCGGCAGCGAGCAGAAGTAGGCGTCGCAGACGGTGAATGCATCGGCCAGCGCGTAGTGGAACGGAATGTCGCTGCGCAGGTGATAGCCCATCGTCATGTCGGTCTTGTTGGCGGGCCACTGGTCGTAGCGGCCGCCGTCGATTGCGGCGTGGGTCTTGTACCAGGAGTGATCCAGATCGCCGACGCATTGCGCACTGGTGGTCGCCGTGTTCAGATGGAACGGCAGGACCGGCTGGGTCGGATCTTCCTTCGACGGTTGGTACCACACCGGCTTGCCGTTCGGCAGCGGAATCGGGAAGCGGTCGTTGTAGCCACGCACGCCGCGCATGTGGCCGAAGTAGTGGTCGAACGAGCGGTTCTCCTGCATGAACACGACGATGTGCTCGACATCGCGAATCGTGCCGGTGCGCGAAAACGCGG from Paraburkholderia phytofirmans PsJN carries:
- a CDS encoding phosphocholine-specific phospholipase C, which codes for MTSNSRRRFLQTVASSAGAAAALTALPESIRNALAVPAFSRTGTIRDVEHIVVFMQENRSFDHYFGHMRGVRGYNDRFPIPLPNGKPVWYQPSKEDPTQPVLPFHLNTATTSAQCVGDLDHSWYKTHAAIDGGRYDQWPANKTDMTMGYHLRSDIPFHYALADAFTVCDAYFCSLPGPTHPNRSYLMTGMVDPSGTLGGPLLDNNDFVDGDGPPNYQLLSWTTYPERLQNAGISWQVYQQGLTGADPLNGNYGTNILQNFTNFINAQPGSPLYERAQTVRTIDDLKADVLANKLPQVSWLCPPAAYSEHPSYTPAYGAEYTSQILDALTSNPEVWSKTVLFIMYDENDGFFDHLVPPQPATTGAQGKSTVSTEGEIHNVVNPARGGSYTADGLPYGLGPRVPMTIVSPWSKGGFVCSQVFDHTSVIRFIEARFGVYEPNITAWRRAVCGDLTTAFDFRTPDSKVPPLPDTSNYKSIADNQCATQPKPTVPATPGAIDPQESGIRFARALPYELHVNGQANEKKNTFEIAIGNTGDQGAHFYMYATNRTDGPWRYTVEAGKSINETFDLTMTNGVYSFEVFGPNGFVRKFAGNTQQATAQNAQIAAGHGKNKASEPEVKVQYDAANGNVFLKFSNKGSGIARLTVTDNAYGARPRPVLVPAGAHIEEAWVLASSHHWYDLTVTSNDDASFSRRVAGHVENGRPSISDPAAVAPVLVVN